The proteins below come from a single Excalfactoria chinensis isolate bCotChi1 chromosome 7, bCotChi1.hap2, whole genome shotgun sequence genomic window:
- the PTPRN gene encoding receptor-type tyrosine-protein phosphatase-like N isoform X1, which yields MGRRLLRALLCLLLVAGRGLLRVGGATAAHGCLFDRRLCSPQEVCVQDGLFGQCQVGSVQDRPHFQVTSPVLQRLQDVLRHLMAQGLSWQDGITQYIISQEMERIPRLRPPPLLEPSPRDRSLSVRSSPRRTPQPVAPGLPAAQHLGQPPPLLPSGLAQRYLEHLLLPPPPQLGYEEALLHPYSYHKFGYQDTTHQLPAGSARQGPDAASLLVRGLYGAGPMPSYSGQPGAEGGHLFQDLGLLALPREKAVRVDPASTRTLHSARLPGDYRDVGQRDQTAPMAAWPSPAQTDASLKRLASLLASYGLGLPELSPQQLSSVSALLQLLQSSGAASPEAPTAKRLSAQQGAAGPQVSEGDMQHGEEPVPPSSAVPPPRVTASSAPAQGLGSQAATLPAPQAQPQRGHGGDEMMVVEKKSYTEVKDGGGAQRGTRPPDEYGYIITDQKPLGLAAGVRLLELLAKRVHLSTTSFINISVVGPALTFRVRHNAQNLSLADVASRAGQMKAELEAELGLKIVQTGVGERNEAAVYPRPSHFGDGFHSVLLTFIALACVAGVSIAAAAAFCLRQHAKQREKERLAALGPEGAADTTFEYQELCRQHMATKSLFGRAEAPAAPAETSRVSSVSSQFSDAPQPSPSSHSSTPSWCEEPVQSNMDISTGHMILAYMEDHLRNRDRLAKEWQALCAYQAEPSVCSVAQSEANLKKNRNPDYVPYDHVRIKLKAESNPSRSDFINASPIIEHDPRMPAYIATQGPLSHTIADFWQMVWEHGCTVIVMLSPLAEDSVKQCDRYWPDEGSSLYHIYEVNLVSEHIWCEDFLVRSFYLKNVQSQETRTLTQFHFLSWPAEGIPATTRPLLDFRRKVNKCYRGRSCPIIVHCSDGAGRTGTYILVDMVLNRMAKGVKEIDIAATLEHIRDQRPGMVQTKDQFEFALTAVAEEVNAILKALPQ from the exons ATGGGGCGGCGGCTGCTCCGGGCgctcctctgcctcctcctcgtGGCCGGCCGCGGGCTGCTGCGGGTCGGAGGCGCCACCGCCGCGCACG GCTGTCTGTTTGACCGGAGGCTGTGCTCCCCGCAGGAGGTGTGTGTGCAGG ATGGGCTGTTTGGGCAGTGCCAGGTGGGCTCAGTGCAGGACAGGCCGCACTTTCAGGTCACCTCCCCTGTGCTGCAGCGCCTACAGGATGTCCTGCGGCACCTCATGGCACAAG GGCTCTCATGGCAGGACGGCATCACACAGTACATAATCTCACAGGAGATGGAGCGCATCCCCCGCCTCCGCCCACCGCCCTTGTTGGAACCCTCACCAAGGGACAG GTCCCTGTCTGTGCGCAGCTCCCCCCGGCGCACCCCGCAGCCCGTGGCCCCCggcctgcctgcagcccagcacctgGGGCAGCCCCCACCACTGCTGCCCTCAGGCCTGGCTCAGCGCTACCTggagcatctgctgctgccccCGCCACCCCAGCTGGGCTATGAGGAGGCCCTGCTGCACCCCTACTCCTACCACAAG TTTGGCTACCAGGACACCACGCACCAGCTCCCAGCTGGCTCAGCCAGGCAGGGCCCTGATGCTGCTTCGCTGCTGGTCCGTGGCCTGTATGGGGCTGGCCCCATGCCCTCCTACAGCGGGCAGCCAGGAGCAGAAGGTGGGCACCTCTTCCAGGATCTGGGCCTGCttgcactgcccagggagaaAGCTGTTCGCGTGGATCCAGCCAGCACCAGGACTCTGCACAGTGCACGGCTCCCAGGTGACTACAGGGATGTGGGGCAGCGGGATCAGACAGCACCCATGGCTGCCTGGCCATCCCCTGCACAGACAG ATGCCTCCCTGAAGAGACTGGCCTCCCTGCTGGCTAGCtatgggctggggctgcccgAGCTCAgtccccagcagctcagcagtgtctctgcccttctgcagcttctgcagagctctg gtgctgccagccctgaagCACCCACAGCAAAGCggctcagtgctcagcagggagctgctgggccACAg GTGTCAGAGGGGGACATGCAGCATGGAGAGGAGCCAGTGCCTCCCTCCTCTGCGGTGCCGCCTCCCAGGGTCACAgccagcagtgccccagcacAGGGACTGGGGAGCCAGGCAGCCACCTTGCCAGCCCCCCAGGCCCAGCCACAGAGGGGGCACGGAGGGGACGAGATGATGGTAGTGGAGAAGAAGAGCTACACAGAGGTGAAGGACGGTGGTGGGGCTCAGCGGGGCACGCGGCCACCCGATGAGTATGGCTACATCATCACAGATCAGAA GCCGCTGGGGCTGGCTGCTGGCGTGAGGCTGCTAGAGCTCCTGGCCAAGCGCGTGCACCTTTCCACCACCAGCTTCATCAACATCAG TGTCGTGGGGCCCGCGCTCACCTTCCGTGTGCGGCACAATGCCCAGAACCTCTCGCTGGCAGATGTGGCCAGCCGTGCTG GCCaaatgaaggcagagctggaggctgAGCTGGGCCTGAAGATTGTACAGACGGGAGTGGGAGAG cGGAACGAGGCGGCTGTGTACCCACGCCCCTCTCACTTTGGGGACGGCTTCCACTCCGTGCTGCTCACCTTCATCGCTCTGGCCTGCGTGGCTGGTGTCTCCATCGCAGCTGCCGCAGCCTTCTGCCTCCGACAGCACGCCAAGCAGCGGGAGAAGGAGCGCCTGGCTGCCCTGGGGCCCGAGGGGGCTGCCGACACCACCTTCGAGTACCAG GAGCTGTGCCGCCAGCACATGGCCACCAAGTCGCTCTTTGGCCGTGCTGAGgcccctgcagcaccagcagagacGTCGCGAGTGAGCAGCGTCTCGTCGCAGTTCAGCGATGCCccgcagcccagccccagctcacacagcagcacaccatCCTGGTGCGAGGAGCCTGTGCAGTCCAACATGGACATCTCCACTGGCCACATGATCCTG GCATACATGGAGGACCACCTCCGCAACAGGGACCGGCTGGCCAAGGAGTGGCAGGCTCTCTGTGCCTACCAGGCTGAGCCCAGCGTCTGCTCTGTTGCCCAAAGTGAAGCCAATCTGAAGAAGAACCGCAACCCAGATTACGTGCCCT atgaCCACGTGAGGATCAAGCTGAAAGCCGAGAGCAACCCATCTCGCAGCGACTTCATCAATGCCAGCCCGATC aTCGAGCACGACCCGCGGATGCCGGCTTACATCGCCACGCAGGGGCCGCTGTCCCACACCATTGCTGACTTCTGGCAG ATGGTGTGGGAGCACGGCTGCACCGTCATCGTCATGCTGAGCCCGCTGGCTGAGGACAGCGTCAAGCAGTGCGACCGCTACTGGCCTGACGAAGGCTCCTCGCTGTACCACATCTACGAG GTGAACCTGGTGTCGGAGCACATCTGGTGCGAGGACTTCCTAGTGCGCAGCTTCTACCTGAAGAACGTGCAGTCGCAGGAGACCCGCACCCTGACGCAGTTCCACTTCCTCAGCTGGCCGGCCGAGGGCATCCCCGCCACCACCCGGCCCCTCCTCGACTTCCGCAG GAAGGTGAACAAGTGCTACCGGGGCCGCTCCTGCCCTATCATTGTGCACTGCAG TGACGGCGCAGGCAGGACCGGGACGTACATCCTCGTCGACATGGTCCTGAACCGCATGGCCAAAG GTGTGAAGGAGATCGACATCGCTGCGACGCTGGAGCACATCCGCGACCAGCGGCCCGGCATGGTGCAGACCAAG GACCAGTTTGAGTTCGCTCTGACCGCCGTGGCTGAGGAGGTGAACGCCATCCTGAAGGCTCTGCCGCAGTGA